One Acidimicrobiia bacterium DNA window includes the following coding sequences:
- a CDS encoding DNA cytosine methyltransferase, whose protein sequence is MAGESIGLAISLFSGAGGLDLGAERAGFEVRAALEFNADAAATMEKNFDHLATEV, encoded by the coding sequence ATGGCGGGAGAGTCGATCGGCCTAGCGATCAGCTTGTTCTCTGGCGCTGGTGGACTGGACCTAGGCGCGGAGCGCGCGGGTTTCGAGGTGCGTGCCGCGCTCGAGTTCAACGCGGACGCGGCGGCGACGATGGAGAAGAACTTCGATCATCTCGCGACGGAGGTGAT